From one Petrotoga miotherma DSM 10691 genomic stretch:
- a CDS encoding phosphoribosylanthranilate isomerase, whose protein sequence is MIRIKVCGITNIEDAINISKAGVDALGFILAESPRKVELSKALEISKELPPFVSRVAVVVNPNKEEIEKIERSRVFDYVQFHGSEDANTIKNCKLKTIKAIKIENKSSLEEISKYNDFVGYFLFDTKIGEKTGGTGHTFNWEILKETDIKKPFILAGGLGPENVVEAIKTIKPNAVDLNSKVELYPGKKDIRLIKEIIDRINSIKIK, encoded by the coding sequence GTGATTAGGATAAAAGTTTGTGGAATCACAAACATTGAAGACGCCATTAACATATCCAAAGCTGGGGTAGATGCTTTAGGTTTCATTTTAGCCGAAAGCCCGAGAAAAGTTGAATTATCAAAGGCTCTTGAAATATCTAAAGAGTTACCTCCCTTTGTAAGCAGAGTAGCTGTAGTAGTCAATCCTAATAAAGAAGAAATTGAAAAAATTGAAAGAAGTAGGGTATTTGATTACGTTCAATTTCACGGATCAGAAGATGCAAATACAATTAAAAATTGCAAGTTAAAAACAATAAAAGCTATTAAAATTGAAAATAAGAGCTCTTTGGAAGAAATATCCAAGTACAATGATTTTGTGGGTTACTTCTTATTTGATACAAAAATAGGTGAAAAGACAGGTGGTACAGGGCATACTTTCAATTGGGAGATTTTAAAAGAAACCGATATAAAAAAACCGTTCATCTTAGCGGGTGGTTTAGGCCCAGAAAATGTAGTTGAGGCTATAAAAACAATTAAACCCAATGCTGTTGATCTAAACAGCAAAGTTGAATTGTATCCAGGTAAAAAAGATATTAGGTTAATAAAAGAAATTATCGATAGGATAAATTCTATCAAAATAAAATAA
- the trpB gene encoding tryptophan synthase subunit beta — protein sequence MKNAYFGQYGGRYVPETLIPALEELEEAHEKYSKDPDFIDEYQGLLKDYCGRPTPLYFAERFTEYLNGPKIYLKREDLNHTGAHKINNALGQVLLAKRMNKKRIIAETGAGQHGVATATAAARFGLECIVYMGAEDIRRQALNVYKMRMLGAKVVPVYSGSQTLKEAINDAIRDWVTNVENTHYVIGSVVGPHPYPKIVRDFQRVIGDESKNQILEKEGRLPDYIVACVGGGSNAMGIFYPFIEDKDVELIGVEAAGKGLETGQHAASLTAGKIGVLHGSKSYVLQDEDGQIQLAYSISAGLDYPGVGPEHSYLHDEKRAQYVSITDEEALQGFELLTKLEGIIPAFESSHAIAYAMKVAPSLDKDKIMMINLSGRGDKDVDSYRKLGREVIE from the coding sequence ATGAAAAATGCTTATTTTGGTCAGTATGGAGGTAGATACGTTCCAGAGACATTGATTCCGGCACTTGAAGAGTTGGAGGAAGCTCACGAAAAATATTCAAAAGATCCTGATTTTATAGACGAATACCAAGGTTTGTTGAAAGATTACTGTGGAAGGCCTACCCCTTTATATTTTGCTGAAAGATTTACAGAATACCTTAATGGTCCAAAGATATATCTAAAAAGGGAAGATTTAAACCATACAGGGGCACACAAAATAAATAACGCGTTGGGGCAAGTATTACTTGCAAAAAGAATGAATAAAAAAAGAATAATCGCAGAGACCGGTGCAGGCCAGCACGGTGTGGCAACAGCGACCGCTGCTGCTAGATTTGGTTTGGAATGTATAGTTTACATGGGGGCAGAAGACATCAGAAGGCAAGCCCTCAACGTATACAAAATGAGGATGCTGGGAGCAAAAGTAGTGCCTGTATACAGTGGTAGTCAAACTTTAAAGGAAGCCATAAATGACGCTATTAGAGACTGGGTTACAAACGTTGAAAACACGCACTACGTTATAGGCTCTGTAGTAGGACCACATCCATATCCTAAAATAGTCAGAGATTTTCAAAGGGTTATTGGTGATGAATCTAAAAATCAGATTTTAGAAAAAGAAGGAAGGCTGCCTGATTACATAGTTGCATGTGTTGGCGGAGGTAGTAACGCTATGGGTATATTCTACCCTTTCATAGAAGATAAAGATGTTGAATTGATAGGAGTGGAAGCCGCAGGGAAAGGATTAGAAACTGGGCAACATGCAGCTTCTTTGACTGCGGGGAAAATAGGCGTACTTCACGGAAGTAAATCTTACGTTTTACAAGATGAAGACGGTCAAATTCAACTTGCATATTCTATTTCTGCAGGTTTAGATTATCCGGGTGTGGGACCTGAACATAGTTATCTACATGATGAAAAAAGAGCACAGTATGTATCCATAACAGATGAAGAAGCGTTGCAAGGTTTCGAACTTTTAACGAAATTGGAGGGAATCATCCCAGCATTTGAAAGTTCGCATGCAATCGCTTACGCTATGAAAGTTGCACCCTCACTCGATAAAGATAAAATCATGATGATAAACCTTTCTGGAAGAGGAGACAAAGATGTCGATTCTTATAGAAAGCTTGGTAGGGAGGTAATAGAATGA